A DNA window from Streptomyces sp. B21-083 contains the following coding sequences:
- a CDS encoding YidC/Oxa1 family membrane protein insertase, which translates to MSTFLSAFADLVGRLADLLQPLFHNSSAAVAIILFTAFVRLLVHPLSRAAARGQKARAALQPKVAELRKQHAKDPKKLQQAVMALHTEEKVSPLSGCLPSLFQLPAFFLLYHLFSNREIGGRTNGLLTHTLFAAPLGDRWADALGGDGIFGAAGLVYLGLFVLVAAVATFNYRRMKLVMAANPMSLNAGGGEAVPGLASAAKFAPFMSFFTLFSVAVMPLAAALYMVTSTTWSAVERAVLYRWQLAPQAGARTGGQAGAKTGASSAVQSST; encoded by the coding sequence ATGTCCACGTTCCTGTCCGCCTTCGCGGACCTGGTCGGCCGTCTCGCCGACCTGCTCCAGCCCCTCTTCCACAACTCCTCGGCGGCCGTCGCGATCATCCTGTTCACGGCGTTCGTACGGCTCCTCGTGCACCCCCTCTCCCGTGCGGCGGCGCGTGGCCAGAAGGCGCGTGCCGCGCTGCAGCCCAAGGTCGCCGAGCTGCGGAAACAGCACGCGAAGGACCCCAAGAAGCTCCAGCAGGCCGTCATGGCACTGCACACCGAGGAGAAGGTCTCGCCGCTGTCGGGATGCCTCCCGAGCCTGTTCCAGCTGCCCGCGTTCTTCCTGCTCTACCACCTCTTTTCCAACCGGGAGATCGGCGGCCGGACCAACGGGCTCCTCACCCACACGCTGTTCGCCGCGCCGCTCGGCGACCGCTGGGCCGACGCACTCGGCGGGGACGGGATCTTCGGGGCCGCCGGGCTCGTCTACCTCGGGCTGTTCGTCCTGGTCGCCGCCGTGGCCACCTTCAACTACCGCCGTATGAAGCTGGTGATGGCGGCCAACCCGATGTCGTTGAACGCCGGCGGTGGCGAGGCGGTGCCCGGGCTCGCGTCCGCCGCCAAGTTCGCGCCCTTCATGTCCTTCTTCACCCTCTTCTCCGTGGCCGTGATGCCACTGGCCGCCGCGCTCTACATGGTGACCAGCACCACCTGGAGCGCGGTCGAGCGGGCGGTCCTCTACCGCTGGCAGCTCGCACCGCAGGCAGGTGCGCGGACCGGTGGTCAGGCCGGTGCGAAGACCGGTGCGTCGTCCGCCGTCCAGTCCAGTACGTGA
- a CDS encoding DUF6412 domain-containing protein: MIRSWSPVRVNPRTAAALFLLLIEVALLDAGTLSAAVALAATAAAGSAFAACSLIVSRCAPVAPPTRVRTAIRDRARRTAFLPQRDPDARGRTRPRAPGLALRTTTA, translated from the coding sequence ATGATCCGGAGCTGGAGTCCGGTCCGGGTGAACCCGCGTACCGCCGCCGCGCTGTTCCTCCTCCTCATCGAGGTAGCGCTGCTCGACGCCGGCACCCTCTCCGCCGCCGTCGCCCTCGCGGCGACCGCCGCGGCCGGGTCCGCGTTCGCCGCCTGCTCGCTCATCGTCTCGCGCTGCGCGCCCGTCGCGCCGCCCACCCGGGTCCGTACGGCCATCCGCGACCGCGCCCGGCGTACGGCCTTCCTGCCGCAACGGGACCCCGACGCCCGAGGCCGTACCCGCCCCCGGGCCCCCGGACTCGCCCTCCGGACGACCACCGCGTAG
- a CDS encoding class E sortase: MRARARVIRHRTLRRRALRRRALWSCGELLVTLGTVLALLVVHQLWWTNRQAEQGAQREVRALEKEWGNPVGRGGSPVSPVSPEGGSGSGSDSSAGSSATAGQEGTRVTNSGSSMPSWSQAYAILSIPRLGLRVPVAEGVSKPNVLNKGYVGHYPGTQQPGRAGNFALAGHRNTHGEPFRYINRLRRGDAVRVETADAVYTYTVDRTLPQTSARDDGVIRTVPRSTVRPAYGYRTPGYYLTLTTCTPEYTSRYRLVVWGTLTSMRPR, translated from the coding sequence ATGCGGGCTCGGGCTCGTGTGATACGGCACCGGACACTCCGTCGGCGTGCCCTTCGCCGCCGTGCGCTGTGGAGCTGCGGCGAACTCCTCGTCACCCTCGGCACGGTCCTCGCCCTCCTCGTCGTCCACCAGCTGTGGTGGACCAACCGCCAGGCCGAACAGGGCGCCCAGCGGGAGGTGCGCGCCCTGGAGAAGGAGTGGGGCAACCCCGTCGGCCGGGGCGGGAGCCCGGTGAGCCCGGTGAGCCCGGAAGGTGGTTCCGGTTCCGGCTCCGACAGCTCGGCCGGGTCTTCCGCCACCGCCGGCCAGGAAGGCACCCGCGTCACCAACTCCGGCTCCTCCATGCCGAGTTGGTCGCAGGCGTACGCCATCCTCAGCATCCCCCGACTCGGTCTGCGCGTCCCCGTCGCCGAGGGCGTCAGTAAGCCGAACGTCCTCAACAAGGGGTACGTCGGTCACTACCCCGGCACCCAGCAGCCGGGGCGAGCCGGAAACTTCGCTCTCGCCGGGCACCGCAACACCCACGGCGAACCCTTCCGGTACATCAACCGGCTGCGACGCGGGGACGCCGTGCGGGTCGAGACGGCCGACGCGGTGTACACGTACACCGTCGACCGGACACTTCCGCAGACCTCCGCCCGCGACGACGGCGTGATCAGGACCGTCCCCCGCTCCACCGTCAGGCCGGCCTACGGCTACCGCACCCCCGGCTACTATCTCACCCTCACCACCTGTACCCCGGAGTACACGTCCCGTTACCGTCTGGTCGTCTGGGGCACACTCACGTCGATGCGGCCCCGCTGA